In Silene latifolia isolate original U9 population chromosome X, ASM4854445v1, whole genome shotgun sequence, the following proteins share a genomic window:
- the LOC141617461 gene encoding uncharacterized protein LOC141617461 — translation MACVSTVSFSVLVNGNPSREFRPSRGLRQGDSLSPCLFILSAEVLSNLMRNAVQAGSLHRVRVSTGAPLVRIFYLLMAVFFSRKLLWRKRRLSLMFCDDMKMRRVSWSVWRKLLFLSVRECVSSVRRSGIANRLGVMEVEEQARYFGLPTVVGRSKKVLTYILRDKLSKRLQGSREKILFRVGNEVHLKAVANSLLIPV, via the coding sequence ATGGCTTGCGTTTCTACGGTTTCCTTCTCTGTGCTTGTTAATGGGAACCCATCGCGGGAGTTTAGACCGTCTAGAGGGCTGAGACAAGGGGATTCTCTTTCTCCGTGTTTGTTCATTTTGAGCGCAGAAGTGTTGTCTAATCTTATGCGAAATGCGGTTCAGGCGGGGTCTTTGCATAGGGTGAGGGTTTCGACTGGAGCACCACTAGTTCGCATCTTTTATTTGCTGATGGCAGTGTTTTTTTCGCGAAAGCTACTATGGAGGAAGCGGAGGTTATCGCTGATGTTCTGCGATGATATGAAAATGCGTCGGGTCAGCTGGTCAGTTTGGAGAAAACTACTGTTTCTTTCAGTAAGGGAGTGCGTGTCGAGTGTGAGGAGGAGTGGTATTGCTAATAGGCTGGGCGTTATGGAGGTGGAGGAGCAGGCCAGATATTTTGGATTGCCTACGGTTGTGGGTCGTTCTAAGAAGGTTCTTACATATATTCTTCGGGACAAACTAAGCAAAAGGTTACAAGGTTCGCGTGAGAAGATTTTGTTTAGGGTTGGTAACGAGGTTCATTTAAAGGCGGTTGCCAATTCACTCCTTATACCTGTGTGA